One Paraburkholderia sp. IMGN_8 DNA window includes the following coding sequences:
- a CDS encoding GntR family transcriptional regulator, whose translation MTLVREHITSLYEQIAGTLRGEIERGSYEPSGKLPSEAELSKRFSVSRVTVRLAIGKLAAENLVERKQGKGTFATAKRLQHRLDVLRGIYDSLARQGAAPQMELLRMEECDVPPGLQGVFGREVETCVYLERLHSVDGKPVALAQTCLLPEARTISHEQAASMPSYEMLESLLGWRIERADMSITAVAAPAETARVLGVSRLAPLMVMKRTSYLTDGRACESTVFHIRPERYEFVVSSTMSATLTYGAR comes from the coding sequence ATGACACTGGTTCGCGAACACATCACGTCGCTGTATGAACAGATCGCCGGCACGTTGCGCGGCGAGATCGAGCGCGGCAGCTATGAGCCTTCAGGGAAATTGCCGTCGGAGGCCGAGTTGAGCAAGCGCTTTTCGGTGAGCCGCGTGACCGTGCGGCTCGCGATTGGCAAGCTCGCAGCCGAGAATCTCGTCGAACGCAAACAGGGCAAGGGCACGTTCGCGACGGCGAAGCGTTTGCAGCATCGGCTGGATGTGCTGCGCGGCATTTACGATTCGCTCGCGCGCCAGGGCGCCGCACCGCAAATGGAACTGCTGCGGATGGAGGAATGCGACGTGCCGCCGGGTTTGCAAGGCGTGTTTGGCCGGGAGGTCGAAACGTGTGTGTATCTGGAGCGGTTGCATTCCGTCGATGGCAAACCGGTCGCGCTTGCGCAAACCTGTCTGTTGCCGGAAGCACGGACCATTTCACATGAGCAGGCCGCCAGCATGCCGTCTTACGAGATGCTCGAATCGCTGTTGGGATGGCGGATCGAGCGCGCCGACATGTCGATCACTGCTGTCGCCGCGCCCGCTGAAACCGCGCGCGTGCTGGGCGTATCGCGGCTTGCCCCGCTGATGGTGATGAAGCGGACGTCGTATCTCACCGATGGGCGCGCGTGTGAATCGACGGTATTTCACATCCGGCCGGAACGCTACGAATTCGTCGTCAGCAGTACGATGAGCGCGACACTCACCTATGGTGCACGGTAG
- a CDS encoding DASS family sodium-coupled anion symporter, with protein MTNETSGNPPLERDGWPASFGAAADSREPVAPGAKRVPQTPLKARVGFIAAWLCFFAIAWLLPTPQGLTAQGKATLAVVAWVAIVWVVEAIPVGVSGILVPMLLVLSHAVTPFPKAASGFAAPVVFLCLVAFLFSAIMQAAGLDRRIALLLLERFKARTANGVIWAMFAVNFVMSLVVPAANARAATLLPVTNGIVGLFGNSACEREAKKAIVIQTLVYGSMISGMCILTAHLPNMVVSGLLEKQLGLRLSYFTWFKLQWPYLGMFVLTQFWVQHYFKSRAVAIPGGLQAIVDEWRKLPPAGQHDYAVLAVFAFVALMWATESLHGIQSEIVALIGLALMFAPGVLRFGWKEIQERTIWGTLFLLGGALSLSAAISGSGLAQWAADHIYAVAHGDVWWAVLAIVMVGMHVIRIGMLSNVAAVTMIAPVALALAPRLGLHPVAFTLLISDTDSFAYLLPTQITAGVIAYSSGAFTTADYAKVGVVSVLIAIVYGICVMAPWYAYLGVPVWNPAAPWPFAH; from the coding sequence GTGACGAACGAAACATCAGGCAATCCGCCGCTGGAAAGAGACGGCTGGCCTGCCTCTTTCGGCGCCGCCGCGGATTCGCGGGAGCCGGTCGCGCCGGGCGCAAAGCGTGTTCCGCAGACACCGTTGAAAGCCCGCGTGGGATTCATCGCCGCGTGGCTGTGCTTCTTCGCGATTGCGTGGTTGCTGCCGACACCGCAGGGCCTGACCGCCCAGGGCAAGGCCACGCTGGCGGTGGTCGCCTGGGTGGCGATCGTGTGGGTCGTCGAGGCGATTCCGGTCGGCGTGAGCGGCATTCTTGTGCCGATGCTGCTGGTGCTGTCGCACGCGGTCACGCCGTTTCCGAAGGCCGCGAGCGGGTTTGCCGCGCCGGTGGTGTTTCTTTGCCTCGTCGCATTCCTGTTCTCCGCGATCATGCAGGCCGCCGGTCTTGATCGCCGCATCGCGCTGCTGCTGCTCGAGCGCTTCAAGGCGCGCACCGCGAACGGCGTGATCTGGGCCATGTTCGCGGTTAACTTCGTGATGTCGCTCGTCGTGCCGGCCGCCAACGCGCGCGCCGCGACACTGCTGCCGGTGACCAACGGCATCGTCGGCCTGTTCGGCAACAGTGCGTGCGAACGTGAGGCCAAGAAGGCGATCGTGATCCAGACGCTCGTCTATGGCTCGATGATCAGCGGCATGTGCATTCTTACCGCGCATCTGCCGAACATGGTCGTGTCCGGTCTGCTCGAAAAACAGCTCGGGCTGCGGCTGTCGTATTTCACGTGGTTCAAGCTGCAATGGCCGTATCTCGGCATGTTCGTGCTGACCCAGTTCTGGGTGCAGCACTATTTCAAATCGCGCGCGGTCGCGATTCCCGGCGGCCTGCAGGCAATCGTCGACGAGTGGCGCAAGCTGCCGCCCGCGGGCCAGCACGATTACGCGGTGCTTGCCGTGTTCGCGTTCGTCGCATTGATGTGGGCAACCGAATCGCTACACGGCATCCAGTCGGAAATCGTCGCGCTGATCGGACTCGCGCTCATGTTCGCGCCGGGCGTGCTGCGCTTCGGCTGGAAGGAGATTCAGGAGCGGACCATCTGGGGCACGCTGTTTCTGCTGGGCGGCGCGTTGTCGCTGTCCGCGGCGATCAGCGGTTCGGGGCTCGCGCAGTGGGCAGCGGATCACATCTACGCGGTCGCGCATGGTGATGTCTGGTGGGCCGTGCTGGCGATCGTGATGGTCGGTATGCACGTGATCCGGATCGGCATGCTGTCGAACGTCGCCGCAGTGACGATGATCGCTCCGGTTGCTTTGGCGTTGGCGCCGCGCCTCGGTTTGCATCCGGTCGCGTTCACGCTGCTGATCAGCGACACCGACAGCTTCGCCTATCTGCTGCCGACGCAGATCACCGCTGGCGTCATCGCCTACAGCAGCGGCGCATTCACGACGGCGGATTACGCGAAAGTGGGCGTGGTATCGGTGCTGATCGCGATCGTCTACGGCATCTGCGTGATGGCGCCCTGGTATGCGTATCTCGGCGTGCCGGTATGGAATCCGGCCGCGCCGTGGCCGTTCGCGCATTGA
- a CDS encoding ABC transporter substrate-binding protein, whose translation MSAFYPNRRRLLRTLVACGLTPATAWLASRPAEAAPSSLVFGDQAGGLRALAEAAHVLDGTPYAFRWANFQGAAPLFEAQRANAVDLAPAGDLPVLAAAIGDPSLKLVAARVGSASSPGIVVQADSPIRHVAELKGKTVVVSSARGSISQFQLYGALAEVGLSRADVNVRFVLPVDAFAAFEAKQLDVWATFDPYYGTAVQRGARVLRDGAGINSGLGFITASGAAAADQARRPAIADALRRFQRAGDWAVAHPDDSARVYASLTRLPLEAAAVITRRSALHQRAVSNDDIATLQRVADSAFNDGILPRAVDVRSITDRTISDA comes from the coding sequence ATGTCCGCTTTTTATCCGAATCGCCGCCGCTTGCTGCGCACGCTCGTTGCCTGCGGCCTCACGCCTGCCACGGCGTGGCTCGCTTCACGGCCCGCTGAGGCCGCACCGTCGAGCCTGGTATTCGGCGACCAGGCCGGCGGTCTGCGCGCACTGGCTGAGGCCGCGCATGTGCTCGACGGCACGCCGTACGCGTTTCGCTGGGCCAACTTTCAGGGCGCGGCGCCGCTCTTCGAAGCGCAGCGCGCGAACGCCGTCGATCTCGCTCCGGCTGGCGACCTGCCGGTCCTCGCTGCGGCAATCGGCGACCCTTCGCTGAAGCTCGTCGCCGCCCGCGTGGGCTCAGCCTCCTCCCCCGGCATCGTGGTGCAGGCGGATTCGCCGATCCGCCACGTCGCGGAACTGAAGGGCAAGACCGTGGTGGTGTCGTCGGCGCGCGGCAGCATTTCGCAGTTCCAGTTGTATGGCGCGCTGGCTGAGGTCGGGCTATCGCGCGCCGATGTGAATGTGCGGTTTGTGTTGCCCGTCGATGCATTTGCCGCATTCGAAGCGAAACAGCTCGACGTGTGGGCGACCTTCGATCCGTACTACGGCACCGCCGTGCAACGCGGAGCGCGCGTGTTGCGCGACGGCGCGGGAATCAATAGCGGCCTTGGGTTCATTACGGCGTCGGGCGCGGCGGCGGCCGATCAGGCGAGACGTCCTGCGATCGCCGATGCGCTGAGGCGTTTTCAACGCGCGGGCGACTGGGCGGTCGCACATCCGGACGACTCCGCGCGGGTCTACGCGTCGCTCACGCGCTTGCCGCTCGAAGCGGCTGCTGTCATCACACGACGCTCGGCGTTGCACCAACGCGCAGTCAGCAATGACGACATCGCTACATTGCAGCGCGTTGCCGACAGCGCGTTCAACGATGGGATCCTGCCCAGGGCGGTCGACGTCAGGTCGATCACCGACAGGACGATTAGCGACGCCTAG
- a CDS encoding ABC transporter ATP-binding protein: MRPNASSLLEIRAVSKDYDGRTVLERVAFAIARGEIVSLVGPSGCGKSTLLRAIAGLDRDFDGEILLDGVPQRGPSARVGVIFQEPRLLPWLNVGDNVAFSAGPQRGSDPRVVELLGEVGLAGLLDALPKQLSGGMAQRVALARGLFPQPDLLLLDEPFSAVDAMTRTRLQDLLLSLTRAHGTAALLVTHDLDEALYLSDRVLLLAPSGKTGAGHLARDIEIAAPRPRDRRNGMLTCVRDELLDGIGASLPSVQ; this comes from the coding sequence ATGCGGCCGAACGCGTCGTCTCTGCTCGAGATCCGAGCAGTCAGCAAGGACTACGACGGGCGCACCGTCCTCGAGCGCGTGGCATTCGCTATCGCGCGCGGTGAAATCGTGAGTCTCGTCGGCCCGAGCGGCTGCGGCAAGAGCACACTGCTGCGCGCGATCGCGGGTCTCGATCGCGACTTCGATGGCGAGATCCTGCTCGACGGCGTGCCGCAACGCGGGCCGTCGGCGAGGGTCGGCGTGATCTTTCAGGAGCCTCGCCTGTTGCCATGGCTGAACGTCGGCGACAACGTCGCCTTCTCCGCCGGGCCGCAGCGGGGCAGCGATCCGCGCGTGGTGGAACTGCTCGGCGAGGTCGGTTTGGCCGGTCTGCTGGACGCATTGCCCAAGCAGCTATCCGGCGGTATGGCGCAGCGCGTCGCACTCGCGCGCGGCCTATTCCCACAGCCCGATCTATTGCTGCTCGACGAGCCGTTCAGCGCAGTCGATGCGATGACCCGGACGCGGCTGCAGGATTTGCTGCTATCGCTCACGCGAGCGCACGGCACCGCGGCGCTGCTCGTCACGCATGATCTGGACGAAGCACTTTATCTGTCTGATCGCGTGCTGCTGCTCGCGCCGTCCGGCAAGACCGGCGCGGGCCACCTCGCGCGGGACATCGAGATTGCCGCGCCACGGCCACGCGACCGGCGCAACGGAATGCTCACCTGCGTGCGGGACGAACTGCTGGACGGCATCGGCGCGTCGCTGCCGTCTGTTCAATGA
- a CDS encoding ABC transporter permease — translation MAADDSLTLHERDSAEPVRRAPARPRDPLKRWRIAGLALPFGFLALIEVLVRLSILPEHLVPAPSSIARTLWELGGARLGRHIGASCARVFAGFGLGAALALLLGAAMGLSRRLDALLDPAFQALRAIPSLAWVPILLLWMGIDEAPKITLIAIGAFFPVQLSVVAGIRDVDRKLIELGEVNRLTQRALFTRILLPASFPQIFTGLRTGLSLTWMFMVAAELIAATRGLGYLLSDGRETGRPDLVFGAILLLALLGKLSDSILKAIEVHTLSWRDTATDQLSSRSTR, via the coding sequence ATGGCCGCCGACGATTCGCTCACGCTTCACGAGCGCGACTCGGCTGAACCGGTTCGCCGCGCCCCGGCGCGGCCGCGCGATCCGCTCAAGCGCTGGCGCATCGCCGGCCTGGCTTTGCCGTTCGGGTTTCTCGCCCTCATCGAAGTGCTGGTCCGCCTGTCGATCTTGCCGGAACATCTGGTGCCGGCGCCGAGTTCCATCGCGCGAACACTCTGGGAGCTGGGCGGCGCCCGCCTCGGCCGTCATATCGGGGCAAGCTGCGCGCGCGTCTTTGCCGGTTTCGGTCTCGGCGCCGCACTCGCGCTCCTGCTCGGCGCGGCGATGGGTCTGAGCCGGCGTCTCGATGCGCTGCTCGACCCGGCCTTTCAGGCGCTGCGCGCGATTCCGTCGCTTGCGTGGGTGCCGATTCTCCTGCTGTGGATGGGTATCGACGAAGCACCGAAAATCACGCTGATCGCGATCGGCGCGTTCTTTCCGGTGCAGCTCAGCGTCGTGGCGGGGATTCGCGACGTCGACAGAAAGCTGATCGAACTCGGTGAAGTCAATCGCCTGACTCAGCGTGCGCTTTTCACGCGCATCCTGTTGCCCGCCTCGTTTCCACAGATCTTCACCGGATTGCGCACGGGCTTGAGTCTCACGTGGATGTTCATGGTGGCGGCGGAACTGATCGCGGCCACCCGCGGACTCGGTTACCTGCTTAGCGATGGCCGCGAGACCGGACGTCCCGACCTCGTGTTCGGCGCGATCCTGTTGCTCGCGCTGCTGGGCAAACTCAGTGACAGCATTCTCAAAGCGATCGAGGTGCATACGCTGTCGTGGCGCGACACGGCAACCGATCAACTTTCTTCGCGGAGCACGCGCTGA
- a CDS encoding MFS transporter translates to MSSKVASTINIPSDRGPIHMGFVVAWLFCAAFYFMQYMLRSAPGVMIPELSAAFSRDALGVGALVGLYYYTYALFSIVVGALLDRLGGKAVIPAGIVLVAVGAALFGLGSVEAAQIGRLLQGAGSACGFIGAGRFDSPP, encoded by the coding sequence ATGTCCAGCAAGGTCGCAAGCACGATAAATATTCCATCAGACCGCGGGCCCATACACATGGGTTTCGTCGTCGCCTGGCTTTTTTGTGCCGCGTTCTACTTCATGCAGTACATGCTGCGTTCCGCGCCGGGCGTGATGATTCCCGAGTTGAGTGCGGCGTTCTCCCGCGATGCGCTGGGCGTGGGCGCGCTCGTCGGCCTGTACTACTACACCTATGCGCTGTTCTCGATCGTTGTCGGCGCGTTGCTCGATCGGCTCGGCGGCAAAGCCGTCATTCCGGCCGGCATTGTTCTCGTTGCCGTCGGGGCGGCACTGTTCGGCCTCGGCAGCGTGGAGGCCGCCCAGATCGGCCGCCTGCTGCAAGGCGCGGGTTCGGCGTGCGGGTTCATCGGCGCGGGGCGATTCGACAGTCCGCCTTGA
- the poxB gene encoding ubiquinone-dependent pyruvate dehydrogenase — MATIAADYMVGALVNAGVKRVFGVVGDSLNGFTDSLRRDGSIEWVHMRHEESAAFAAGAEAHLTGQLAVCCGSCGPGNLHLINGLFDCHRNGVPVLAIAAHIPSTEIGIDYFQATRPEVLFKECSHYVELVHSPDQLPQILGRAIRTAVARKGVAVVVIPGNVALGPLAKPVPNWSAPSAPVIRPSNDDVAELARLLNGSSRVTLLCGAGCKDSHTEVVELARKLQAPIVHSLRGKEYIEYDNPFDVGMTGLIGFASGYSAMKSCDMLLMLGTDFPYRQFYPEGVTIAQVDTRAEALGNRCPIELGVLGTVKDTLNELLPMIQEKADGSFLNRALDDYRKARKSLDALAEPEAGSSTIHPQYVTRLVSELADEDAIFSCDVGTPVAWAARYLKMNGKRRLVGSFNHGSMANSLLHSIGAQAAFRDRQVISMSGDGGFTMMMGEFLTLIQTGLPVKVVVLNNGTLGFVEMEMKATGFLDTGCDLKNPNFAAMANAIGIKGVRVEHPAELEGALREAFAHPGPALVDVVSARQELVMPPATTVDQTYHFGLFMLRAVMDGRGQQLIDLAKVNLFR; from the coding sequence ATGGCAACGATAGCTGCCGACTACATGGTGGGTGCACTAGTAAATGCCGGAGTGAAGCGTGTGTTCGGTGTGGTGGGGGATTCGCTCAATGGATTCACGGACTCCCTGCGCCGGGATGGTTCGATTGAATGGGTTCACATGCGGCATGAGGAAAGCGCGGCTTTCGCCGCTGGCGCCGAGGCTCATCTCACAGGGCAACTCGCAGTCTGCTGCGGAAGCTGCGGTCCGGGGAATCTGCATCTTATCAACGGCTTGTTCGACTGCCATCGGAACGGCGTTCCTGTTCTCGCTATCGCCGCGCATATCCCGAGTACGGAAATCGGCATCGACTATTTTCAGGCTACCCGCCCCGAAGTGCTGTTCAAGGAATGTAGTCACTACGTCGAACTCGTCCACAGTCCTGACCAACTACCGCAAATCCTGGGCCGTGCCATCCGGACGGCAGTTGCGCGCAAAGGCGTCGCTGTTGTCGTCATACCTGGAAATGTGGCACTCGGGCCTCTCGCAAAACCTGTGCCGAACTGGAGCGCGCCTTCCGCTCCGGTGATTCGCCCATCTAACGACGACGTCGCGGAACTCGCACGTCTGTTGAACGGGTCGTCGCGAGTGACATTGCTTTGTGGTGCGGGTTGCAAGGATTCCCACACGGAAGTCGTAGAACTCGCCCGCAAGCTACAAGCGCCAATCGTGCACTCGCTGCGAGGAAAGGAGTACATCGAATACGATAACCCGTTCGATGTGGGAATGACGGGCCTCATCGGGTTCGCCTCCGGTTATTCCGCGATGAAGAGTTGCGACATGCTCCTGATGTTGGGTACCGACTTCCCTTATCGACAGTTCTACCCGGAGGGCGTAACCATCGCGCAAGTCGATACGAGGGCCGAAGCGCTCGGCAATCGATGCCCGATAGAGCTCGGCGTATTGGGAACAGTCAAGGATACGCTCAATGAACTTCTTCCAATGATTCAGGAGAAAGCGGACGGCAGCTTCCTGAATCGCGCGCTCGACGACTATCGCAAGGCTCGCAAGAGTCTGGACGCGCTGGCGGAACCAGAAGCGGGCAGCAGCACCATCCATCCGCAGTACGTAACCCGGCTCGTCAGCGAACTCGCGGACGAGGACGCCATCTTCTCCTGCGACGTCGGCACCCCTGTCGCATGGGCGGCCAGATATCTGAAGATGAACGGCAAACGACGCCTGGTTGGTTCGTTCAACCATGGCTCGATGGCCAACTCGCTGTTGCACTCGATTGGCGCGCAGGCCGCTTTCAGGGACCGACAGGTGATTTCGATGTCAGGTGACGGCGGCTTCACCATGATGATGGGTGAGTTTTTGACGCTGATTCAAACAGGTTTGCCGGTCAAAGTCGTCGTGCTCAACAATGGAACGCTCGGCTTCGTAGAAATGGAGATGAAGGCCACTGGGTTCCTTGATACGGGATGTGACCTGAAAAATCCGAACTTCGCCGCGATGGCCAATGCGATCGGAATCAAAGGCGTGCGCGTCGAGCACCCTGCGGAGCTGGAAGGAGCCCTACGCGAAGCATTCGCCCATCCGGGTCCGGCTCTCGTCGACGTGGTGAGCGCACGCCAGGAACTCGTGATGCCTCCTGCGACCACCGTTGACCAGACTTACCACTTTGGACTGTTTATGCTTCGTGCCGTCATGGACGGTCGAGGCCAGCAGCTCATCGACCTCGCGAAGGTCAATCTGTTCCGGTAG
- the sdhC gene encoding succinate dehydrogenase, cytochrome b556 subunit: MAEILTKPRREFKNIGLGQILFVYRLPLAGRTSILHRVSGVLLFVFLPFLLYLFEQSLTSETSFGVFKAVLSNVIVKIIVLVLAWAFLHHFCAGIRFLVMDTNHKAVTKQGGRSTAMAVLVVSLILTIAFALKLFGAF; encoded by the coding sequence ATGGCTGAAATCTTAACGAAGCCCAGGCGGGAATTCAAAAATATCGGATTGGGGCAGATTTTGTTCGTGTATCGCCTGCCTCTTGCTGGGCGCACATCGATCTTGCATCGTGTCAGCGGTGTGTTGTTGTTTGTCTTCTTGCCGTTCCTGCTGTACCTCTTCGAGCAGAGCCTCACTTCTGAAACGAGCTTCGGGGTTTTCAAGGCGGTCCTTTCCAACGTCATCGTCAAGATCATCGTGCTCGTGCTCGCATGGGCTTTCCTCCATCACTTCTGCGCGGGCATCCGCTTCCTTGTGATGGATACGAATCACAAGGCGGTAACGAAGCAAGGCGGCAGAAGTACAGCGATGGCCGTTCTTGTCGTGTCGCTCATCCTCACGATCGCTTTCGCGCTCAAACTATTCGGAGCGTTCTAA
- the sdhD gene encoding succinate dehydrogenase, hydrophobic membrane anchor protein, translating into MAESNHIGPKRLVVGAHYGSRDWLAQRVSATIMAVYTIILLAWFFGAHDFSYQGWASIFSRQWMKLVTFVALVSLFYHAWVGIRDIWMDYVKPVGVRLFLEALTVVWLLACAGYAVQILWRV; encoded by the coding sequence ATGGCAGAAAGTAATCATATCGGCCCGAAGCGTCTCGTCGTCGGTGCACATTACGGCTCGCGCGACTGGCTTGCGCAACGCGTGAGCGCCACAATCATGGCGGTTTACACGATCATTCTGCTCGCCTGGTTCTTCGGCGCACACGATTTCTCCTATCAAGGCTGGGCGTCGATCTTCTCCAGGCAGTGGATGAAGCTTGTGACATTCGTCGCGTTAGTTTCGCTTTTCTATCACGCGTGGGTTGGTATCCGCGACATCTGGATGGACTACGTGAAGCCCGTCGGCGTACGTCTTTTTCTCGAAGCGCTGACGGTCGTCTGGCTGCTCGCGTGTGCGGGCTATGCCGTGCAGATTCTCTGGAGAGTGTAA